A window of the Juglans microcarpa x Juglans regia isolate MS1-56 chromosome 5D, Jm3101_v1.0, whole genome shotgun sequence genome harbors these coding sequences:
- the LOC121264498 gene encoding phosphatidate cytidylyltransferase, mitochondrial isoform X4, giving the protein MVDYILGVSNPEQWHSQNLQMNKNHYASWMVHLGGPKLLLKYGVVRMHDLIKDILNWERFYLSGRLQKPVHILVDNLDIENVNSANLKAAMTAALLLLPPKFTEEDLYAKICSLSYMGDLRMLFAEDRNKVKKIVQGQFDLFQSRYRPFLEEYEAKELLRFMSSGSGQTNVSQDCGLSAARSLVSSLPPMVRSKMGMKLGQEKKLVESGRVIHEVSIGSREEAAKCMQKVLRRTVMVSSARQAVSGLLTVGGVKAVRYLSNKMCKAWKSLR; this is encoded by the exons ATGGTGGATTACATTCTCGGTGTATCAAATCCTGAACAATGGCATTCTCAG AATCTACAAATGAACAAAAATCACTACGCTTCATGGATGGTGCATCTTGGAGGGCCAAAACTg CTGCTCAAATATGGGGTTGTTCGGATGCATGACTTGATTAAGGACATACTCAATTGGGAAAGATTCTACTTGAGTGGTCGTTTACAGAAACCG GTTCATATACTTGTGGATAACCTGGATATAGAAAATGTAAACTCTGCTAATTTAAAGGCTGCAATGACTGCTGCCCTCCTCCTTTTGCCACCGAAATTCACTGAG GAAGATCTTTATGCCAAAATATGTAGCCTCTCATATATGGGTGACTTGCGAATGCTTTTTGCAGAAGACAGAAATAAG GTGAAGAAGATTGTACAAGGGCAATTTGATTTATTCCAGTCAAGGTATAGGCCATTTCTTGAAGAGTATGAGGCTAAGGAGTTGTTGAGATTCATGTCGTCTGGAAGTGGCCAAACAAATGTTTCTCAG GATTGTGGCTTATCAGCTGCTCGCTCTCTTGTTAGTTCCCTTCCTCCAATGGTTAGAAGCAAAATGGGCATGAAGCTAGGGCAGGAGAAAAAGCTGGTAGAATCTG GTCGAGTAATACATGAAGTTTCAATTGGCTCAAGAGAAGAGGCTGCAAAATGCATGCAGAAAGTTCTGAGGCGAACAGTCATGGTTTCAAGTGCAAGGCAGGCTGTCTCTGGTCTACTAACTGTTGGTGGAGTTAAGGCTGTTAGATATCTTTCTAACAAAATGTGCAAGGCTTGGAAATCCTTGAGATGA
- the LOC121264498 gene encoding phosphatidate cytidylyltransferase, mitochondrial isoform X2, with product MDKAELESFLKVLPPVDFCCVYGSALHPNNRDMSTMVDYILGVSNPEQWHSQNLQMNKNHYASWMVHLGGPKLLLKYGVVRMHDLIKDILNWERFYLSGRLQKPVHILVDNLDIENVNSANLKAAMTAALLLLPPKFTEEDLYAKICSLSYMGDLRMLFAEDRNKVKKIVQGQFDLFQSRYRPFLEEYEAKELLRFMSSGSGQTNVSQDCGLSAARSLVSSLPPMVRSKMGMKLGQEKKLVESGRVIHEVSIGSREEAAKCMQKVLRRTVMVSSARQAVSGLLTVGGVKAVRYLSNKMCKAWKSLR from the exons ATGGATAAAGCTGAGCTTGAAAGTTTCCTGAAAGTTCTTCCCCCGGTAGACTTCTGCTGTGTCTATGGCTCAGCTCTTCATCCAAACAATCGTGACATG TCAACCATGGTGGATTACATTCTCGGTGTATCAAATCCTGAACAATGGCATTCTCAG AATCTACAAATGAACAAAAATCACTACGCTTCATGGATGGTGCATCTTGGAGGGCCAAAACTg CTGCTCAAATATGGGGTTGTTCGGATGCATGACTTGATTAAGGACATACTCAATTGGGAAAGATTCTACTTGAGTGGTCGTTTACAGAAACCG GTTCATATACTTGTGGATAACCTGGATATAGAAAATGTAAACTCTGCTAATTTAAAGGCTGCAATGACTGCTGCCCTCCTCCTTTTGCCACCGAAATTCACTGAG GAAGATCTTTATGCCAAAATATGTAGCCTCTCATATATGGGTGACTTGCGAATGCTTTTTGCAGAAGACAGAAATAAG GTGAAGAAGATTGTACAAGGGCAATTTGATTTATTCCAGTCAAGGTATAGGCCATTTCTTGAAGAGTATGAGGCTAAGGAGTTGTTGAGATTCATGTCGTCTGGAAGTGGCCAAACAAATGTTTCTCAG GATTGTGGCTTATCAGCTGCTCGCTCTCTTGTTAGTTCCCTTCCTCCAATGGTTAGAAGCAAAATGGGCATGAAGCTAGGGCAGGAGAAAAAGCTGGTAGAATCTG GTCGAGTAATACATGAAGTTTCAATTGGCTCAAGAGAAGAGGCTGCAAAATGCATGCAGAAAGTTCTGAGGCGAACAGTCATGGTTTCAAGTGCAAGGCAGGCTGTCTCTGGTCTACTAACTGTTGGTGGAGTTAAGGCTGTTAGATATCTTTCTAACAAAATGTGCAAGGCTTGGAAATCCTTGAGATGA
- the LOC121264498 gene encoding phosphatidate cytidylyltransferase, mitochondrial isoform X3: MVDYILGVSNPEQWHSQNLQMNKNHYASWMVHLGGPKLITEIADEIGVGVHFNPFVTWNHKLLKYGVVRMHDLIKDILNWERFYLSGRLQKPVHILVDNLDIENVNSANLKAAMTAALLLLPPKFTEEDLYAKICSLSYMGDLRMLFAEDRNKVKKIVQGQFDLFQSRYRPFLEEYEAKELLRFMSSGSGQTNVSQDCGLSAARSLVSSLPPMVRSKMGMKLGQEKKLVESGRVIHEVSIGSREEAAKCMQKVLRRTVMVSSARQAVSGLLTVGGVKAVRYLSNKMCKAWKSLR; the protein is encoded by the exons ATGGTGGATTACATTCTCGGTGTATCAAATCCTGAACAATGGCATTCTCAG AATCTACAAATGAACAAAAATCACTACGCTTCATGGATGGTGCATCTTGGAGGGCCAAAACTg ATTACTGAAATTGCGGATGAAATTGGTGTTGGAGTACACTTTAACCCTTTTGTTACTTGGAATCACAAG CTGCTCAAATATGGGGTTGTTCGGATGCATGACTTGATTAAGGACATACTCAATTGGGAAAGATTCTACTTGAGTGGTCGTTTACAGAAACCG GTTCATATACTTGTGGATAACCTGGATATAGAAAATGTAAACTCTGCTAATTTAAAGGCTGCAATGACTGCTGCCCTCCTCCTTTTGCCACCGAAATTCACTGAG GAAGATCTTTATGCCAAAATATGTAGCCTCTCATATATGGGTGACTTGCGAATGCTTTTTGCAGAAGACAGAAATAAG GTGAAGAAGATTGTACAAGGGCAATTTGATTTATTCCAGTCAAGGTATAGGCCATTTCTTGAAGAGTATGAGGCTAAGGAGTTGTTGAGATTCATGTCGTCTGGAAGTGGCCAAACAAATGTTTCTCAG GATTGTGGCTTATCAGCTGCTCGCTCTCTTGTTAGTTCCCTTCCTCCAATGGTTAGAAGCAAAATGGGCATGAAGCTAGGGCAGGAGAAAAAGCTGGTAGAATCTG GTCGAGTAATACATGAAGTTTCAATTGGCTCAAGAGAAGAGGCTGCAAAATGCATGCAGAAAGTTCTGAGGCGAACAGTCATGGTTTCAAGTGCAAGGCAGGCTGTCTCTGGTCTACTAACTGTTGGTGGAGTTAAGGCTGTTAGATATCTTTCTAACAAAATGTGCAAGGCTTGGAAATCCTTGAGATGA
- the LOC121264498 gene encoding phosphatidate cytidylyltransferase, mitochondrial isoform X5 gives MHDLIKDILNWERFYLSGRLQKPVHILVDNLDIENVNSANLKAAMTAALLLLPPKFTEEDLYAKICSLSYMGDLRMLFAEDRNKVKKIVQGQFDLFQSRYRPFLEEYEAKELLRFMSSGSGQTNVSQDCGLSAARSLVSSLPPMVRSKMGMKLGQEKKLVESGRVIHEVSIGSREEAAKCMQKVLRRTVMVSSARQAVSGLLTVGGVKAVRYLSNKMCKAWKSLR, from the exons ATGCATGACTTGATTAAGGACATACTCAATTGGGAAAGATTCTACTTGAGTGGTCGTTTACAGAAACCG GTTCATATACTTGTGGATAACCTGGATATAGAAAATGTAAACTCTGCTAATTTAAAGGCTGCAATGACTGCTGCCCTCCTCCTTTTGCCACCGAAATTCACTGAG GAAGATCTTTATGCCAAAATATGTAGCCTCTCATATATGGGTGACTTGCGAATGCTTTTTGCAGAAGACAGAAATAAG GTGAAGAAGATTGTACAAGGGCAATTTGATTTATTCCAGTCAAGGTATAGGCCATTTCTTGAAGAGTATGAGGCTAAGGAGTTGTTGAGATTCATGTCGTCTGGAAGTGGCCAAACAAATGTTTCTCAG GATTGTGGCTTATCAGCTGCTCGCTCTCTTGTTAGTTCCCTTCCTCCAATGGTTAGAAGCAAAATGGGCATGAAGCTAGGGCAGGAGAAAAAGCTGGTAGAATCTG GTCGAGTAATACATGAAGTTTCAATTGGCTCAAGAGAAGAGGCTGCAAAATGCATGCAGAAAGTTCTGAGGCGAACAGTCATGGTTTCAAGTGCAAGGCAGGCTGTCTCTGGTCTACTAACTGTTGGTGGAGTTAAGGCTGTTAGATATCTTTCTAACAAAATGTGCAAGGCTTGGAAATCCTTGAGATGA
- the LOC121264498 gene encoding phosphatidate cytidylyltransferase, mitochondrial isoform X1 — protein MDKAELESFLKVLPPVDFCCVYGSALHPNNRDMSTMVDYILGVSNPEQWHSQNLQMNKNHYASWMVHLGGPKLITEIADEIGVGVHFNPFVTWNHKLLKYGVVRMHDLIKDILNWERFYLSGRLQKPVHILVDNLDIENVNSANLKAAMTAALLLLPPKFTEEDLYAKICSLSYMGDLRMLFAEDRNKVKKIVQGQFDLFQSRYRPFLEEYEAKELLRFMSSGSGQTNVSQDCGLSAARSLVSSLPPMVRSKMGMKLGQEKKLVESGRVIHEVSIGSREEAAKCMQKVLRRTVMVSSARQAVSGLLTVGGVKAVRYLSNKMCKAWKSLR, from the exons ATGGATAAAGCTGAGCTTGAAAGTTTCCTGAAAGTTCTTCCCCCGGTAGACTTCTGCTGTGTCTATGGCTCAGCTCTTCATCCAAACAATCGTGACATG TCAACCATGGTGGATTACATTCTCGGTGTATCAAATCCTGAACAATGGCATTCTCAG AATCTACAAATGAACAAAAATCACTACGCTTCATGGATGGTGCATCTTGGAGGGCCAAAACTg ATTACTGAAATTGCGGATGAAATTGGTGTTGGAGTACACTTTAACCCTTTTGTTACTTGGAATCACAAG CTGCTCAAATATGGGGTTGTTCGGATGCATGACTTGATTAAGGACATACTCAATTGGGAAAGATTCTACTTGAGTGGTCGTTTACAGAAACCG GTTCATATACTTGTGGATAACCTGGATATAGAAAATGTAAACTCTGCTAATTTAAAGGCTGCAATGACTGCTGCCCTCCTCCTTTTGCCACCGAAATTCACTGAG GAAGATCTTTATGCCAAAATATGTAGCCTCTCATATATGGGTGACTTGCGAATGCTTTTTGCAGAAGACAGAAATAAG GTGAAGAAGATTGTACAAGGGCAATTTGATTTATTCCAGTCAAGGTATAGGCCATTTCTTGAAGAGTATGAGGCTAAGGAGTTGTTGAGATTCATGTCGTCTGGAAGTGGCCAAACAAATGTTTCTCAG GATTGTGGCTTATCAGCTGCTCGCTCTCTTGTTAGTTCCCTTCCTCCAATGGTTAGAAGCAAAATGGGCATGAAGCTAGGGCAGGAGAAAAAGCTGGTAGAATCTG GTCGAGTAATACATGAAGTTTCAATTGGCTCAAGAGAAGAGGCTGCAAAATGCATGCAGAAAGTTCTGAGGCGAACAGTCATGGTTTCAAGTGCAAGGCAGGCTGTCTCTGGTCTACTAACTGTTGGTGGAGTTAAGGCTGTTAGATATCTTTCTAACAAAATGTGCAAGGCTTGGAAATCCTTGAGATGA